CATAAAAAAACCCGTACTTTCCATTGAAAATACGGGTTTAGGTGCCCAAGATAGGACTCGAACCTACACGACCTTGCGGTCACTAGTCCCTGAAACTAGCGCGTCTACCAATTCCGCCACTTGGGCTTTTTGTCGATGAAAGAGGCGCGACCTGTGTAAAAGAACGATTCATTTTGTCTTTAGCCGCTTTCATCTGCTCTTAGTGCCCAGAACAAGAATCGAACTTGCACTCCCTTAACGGGAACATGGCCCTCAACCATGCGCGTCTACCAATTCCGCCATCTGGGCATTTTTGAGTGGGCAAAAGTAATATATTTTCTTTTCGAATGGACAAATTTTTGAAAAAATATTGTAAAATTTTTTATCTGTTTTTTTTCGGAGGAGGAGAGGACCGGGGTTGCATAGTGGCAGCAGCCGGACGGTGTATAAAAAGATTTTGTTTTAAAAAAATGATTTATATTTGGCACCTAAAACTTGTGGTATGGTTCAGATCAAAAAAGTGGAAAATAAAAAGGATTTGAATGCCTTTATTGATTTTCCGTATGCGCTTTATGCCGATGACCCGTTATACGCTCCCGACCTGAGAATCGTTCAAAAAGAGACGCTGGATAAAAAGAAAAATCCATTTTTTCATCATGCGGATGCGGATTACTTTATTGCGTTGGATGAGAATGGAAAGGTGAAAGGACGAATTGCTGCCATTACCAATGATAACTATGTAAAACACTGGAAAGAAAATTACGGCTTTTTCGGTTTTTTTGAGACGGTAAACGACAAGGAAGTAGCTAAAGCCTTGTTTGATGCGGCTTTAGGATGGCTGAAAGACAAAGGAGTGGAAGGGGTTTATGGACCAATGAATCCATCGACCAACGACACTTGCGGCACGTTGGTAAACGGTTTTGACACGCCGCCGTACGTTATGATGGTGCATAATAAACCTTATTACGATGAGTTGATCAAAGCCGCAGGATTCCAGAAAAAAATGGATCTGTTTTCGTATCGTTTTGCCGTAAAGGATTTCCCGTTGCGATATATTCAGCTGGCTGACAAGATTGAAGAACGGTTGAATCAGGACGGAATTTATATCCGTCAGGCCAACTTCAAAAAGATCCGGGAAGAAGCGCCCAAACTACGGTCGGTATATAACAAAGCCTGGGAAAAGAACTGGGGTTTTATTCCTATGGATGACGATGAATTTGATGCGTTGGCCGATGAGCTGAAGATGGTTACTTCGCCTGATTTGGTTTACATTGCAGAAGATAAAGGGAAACCGGTGGCATTTATTGCCGTTTTGCCCGATCTGAACCAGATCACGCGAACCATTCGAAACGGGCGGTTGTTTCCGTTTAATTTCCTGAAGCTGATCAATTTCAAGAAAAAAGTAAACCGGGGTCGGGTGCTGACACTCGGACTTATTGACGGTTACCGGCTGAAAGGAATTGACACGGTGATGTATGCCCGTTGTTTTAAGGCGGCCAAAGAAAAAGGGTATGTGGAAGCCGAAGCCAGCTGGATTCTGGAAAACAATACCATGATGAACCGGATTTTGCAAAACATCAAAGCCGATCCGTATAAAACCTATCGTATTTATTCGCTCGATTTTAAATAAACCTACGGCATATCGTTATGACCCCTTTTTTTAAGTCGAAGACACGTCATATCATCGATGTGCTGAATGTAGTTTTTGTTTTTATTATTTTCCTGTTTTACCTTATTTCATTGCCGCATAATCCTTATGGGGTATGGCCTTTGGTGGTTTTGTTCTTTTCTCTTGCTTTGGTATGGATGGCCGGTTTTCTGCGAAAGAAACTGCCGGCAGGCAAAATGAAAACGCCGGGACAGAAAATAGGGAAAGTGTTTCTCGATTTTTATCCGCTTATTTTCATGTTTGTGATATTCGAGAGCTTTTTCATGATCTTGCCCTATTTCAATCCGCATGATTTTGATTATGAACTGGCACGTCTCGATTATCAACTGTTTGGTGTTCATCCGACGGTTTGGATAGAACAGTGGGTGCATCCCTGGCTTACGGATTTGTTGTACCTGATTTATTTTGTTTATTATCCGTTTCCGCTTTTTATTCTGGTGTGGCTGTACAAAAAGAAAATGTTCACCGAACTGGACCGCAGTATTTTTCTTTTACTGGTCGTCAATTATGGTGCATACATCACCTATTTTTTTGTACCGGCGATGGGGCCGCGTTTTTACGAGCCGCTTATGCAGCTGCAAACCAAACCGTTGAACGGCGTTTTTTTGGCTGTGCCGATTCGTGATTTTATTCATGTATTTGAGCCCAACAAGTTTGACGCATTTCCCAGCTTGCACATTGCCACCACACTCACCACATTAATTATTATGGCGCGGTATAACCGGAAAATGTTTTTTATCTTTATCCCGTTATTTGCCGGAATATTAGTGGCCGTGGTTTATTGCCGGTTTCATTATGTCGTGGATATTTTTGCCGGAATCATCTGGACCATTGTAGCTGTTACCATTGCCGGCCGGTTTTATGATAAAAAAATCAGGAACCACTGGGCTCCTTATTGTGAAAGAAATGAAAAGTTTTGAAGGAATTTCTTTTGAAAAGCGAGACATCCATGTTTATGTGATGTTGCTGAGCGCTCCGGTACTGCTTACCATTTACCGTTATCACGGTTATCCGCAATTTTTTTATGAATATTTTCCCCGTTTCCGGCAGGTACCCGGTGGCGATCTGATTGCCCGTTACTGGCAGTTTGGCGTATTTTTTCTGCTGATGTTTATTTTGCCGGCGTTGTATGTAAAATGGGGCATGAAGAAATCGTTGTACGATTTCGGATGGGGATTAGGCGATGTGAAATACGGGCTGAAATGGTTAATCACCATTCCGTTGCTCGTGGTACCGGTTATTTTTCTTGCCTCCAAAATGCCGTCGCTGCGGGTGGAATATCCGCTGGCAAAAAGTCTGCTGACCGACCAGTCGCATTTGCTGGTGTACGAGTTGGCTTACGTGATGTTTTACTACGTGGCCTGGGAGTTTTTCTTTCGCGGGTTTTTGCTGTTCGGGCTGGTAAAACGCTTTGGGGCTGTCAATGCCATTTTAATACAGACCATCTCATCGTGTCTGGTACACATTGGCAAACCGGAAGGTGAAATTATCGGTTCCATTGTGGTCGGGATTCTGTTCGGGATGATTGCCTTGCGAAGCCGTTCGATCTGGTATGTGTTTGCTATTCATGTTTCCATAGGCGTACTTACCGATTTATTTATCATTTATTTTCATTGATGGAAAGGGTATTGGTTACCGGAGCCAATGGCTTTATCGGCAGCAATCTTTGCCGGCGACTGGTAAATGATGGCTATGAAGTGCTTGCTTTGGTCAGGAAAAGCTCGGATTTGCGTTTCCTGAACGGGATAAATGTTCAGCTTATTTATGGCGATATTGTCCGGAAAGAGAGTTTGCCACCGGCTTTTAAAGAAATTTCAAAAGTTTTTCATGTAGCCGGACTGGCTGCCGACTGGGGGCCGAATGCTCTTTTTGAACAGGTGAATTTCAGAGGAACACAAAATGTGGCGGAAACAGCTGCTGCCACAGGCGTAAAACGATTGATTTACGTTAGTACGGTAGCTTTTCACGGCTTTGGGAAACAAAATGGGAAAGAAGAGGATCCGCCGGCAAAAAACCTGATTCCGTATGCAAAAACCAAATGGATGGCAGAACAATGGCTCTGGCATTACTCATCTGAAACATCTATGGAAATTACGGCCGTCCGACCGGGAAATGTGTTTGGACCAAACGACCGGACTTTTCTTTTTAAATACATCGATGCGCTTTTACAAGGAAAATTCGCCGAGATCAACCACGGCAAAAGCAAAACCTGTCCGGTTTACGTGGAAAATCTGATTGACATTCTGCTTTTAACCGCTACCCGTCCCGAAGCGGCCGGAAATGCCTACCTGGCCACCGACGGACTGGATATCACCTGGCACGAATTTAATACCGCCCTGGCGGAAGCATTGGATGTAAAACTGCCAAAAACATCGATTCCTTATGGTTTGGCTATGGCGGCAGCAAAAAGTTATTATGCTTTTCATCAGTTATTTAAAATTCAAAGCGAACCTTTTTTAACCCCTTACCGGGTGAATAACGGAGGGAGAGATTACCATTTCAGTATCCAAAAACTCAAAGATCATTTTCATTACCAGCCCCATATCGGACTGAAAGAAGGATTACGTAAAACCGTGGAAAGTTACCGGAACCAGTAATGCTAATTGAAAAAAAAAAGCTGCCTTATATAAAGACAGCTTTTTAATATTCAGCATGTTTTGGTATTAATGCGGGAATTTTTTCATGTATTTTTTGAACATGTCTTTGTGCACCATGAAATCCATCATTTTCAGTTCGACGTAAGGCGTACTGAAGAAATAATATCCAAATTCGGGGCTTTTAGGATCGACATTACGTGAGCCGGAGCTGGAATCTTTGATCAGATACCACATCTGTCCTTTTTTGTCTTTGTAGTAACCAACACAATGCATCCCGTGGTCATCGGTAGTTGTGTGATTCGAAAAGCGGAACTGACGGGCATTGTCGTTGATATAAGCTGCCGGAATATCAAAATCAGGAATCAGTGCCACATTGGTTTTGCGTGAAAATCCGGCTTCGGACACATCACCGCCGATGGCCATGGTGTAACCGTGTTCGATAGCTGTATTCCAAACATCCATAAATACTTTCAGAGGAACGTTGTAATAGGCTTTGCTGTGCCACCAGTTGTCCGGAACCTGATATTCCACCTGATGCCAGAACGGTTGTTGTTCATACGAAAGCACATCGACATAATCATCCATATTCAGCTTCAGATAATCTTTCAGGAAGCTTTTAGGGGTATATTCTTTTCCCTGATAAGTAAAATGGGTAGGCGGCTCACCCATATAACGGTTCAAAATGGCTTTAATGGTAGCCACCACAGCGTCTTCGTTCCAGGCATCAGCAGCTTTCACACTGTGCAAATAAGTTTTCATTTCTTTCACCATTTCGGCATGGGAATAGAATTTTCTTCCGTCTTTAAATCCGTCATAAACCGAACGGGGAACAATTCCGTATTTTTTGTAATCGCGCCGTACAGCGTTAGCTTCAGAGCCTTCATCAAAAACGGTTGTCCCGCGGCTTTCCACATAACCTTTGGCTTTTTCAACGTACTCCCAGTAAACGGTGTACATCTCAGACAACTTCACATCTTTTCCGAAAAGACGATGTTCTTCCGATTCGAAAAAAGAGGTGGTAGAAAAACACCAGCAGGTTCCGGTATTGCCCTGCGAAGTGGTAGGCGTATGCCAGAAAGTTTTATACAATGATACTTTGTTGGGCAAATCCATCCCCGACTGATCCATCATAAAATAAAGATGTTTTTTTTGCGGATGGAGTCTTTCCTGTACCGCTTTTACATCTTTCATGATGACATCGGGATAGAAATGGTTTTGCGAAGGTTCAAATTTGGCTTTGTCCTTACTTTGGGCAAAAACCTGCATGGCTGGCAGAATAGCCAACGCCAGCAAAATGGTAATTATCTTTCTCATAATACTTAAAATTGAATGGTTGTTATTTTGCTTCAAAAATACGGAATAGTTCCGAAAGCCACCAGGGCAGGGGGAGCAAATTAGAAATATTCTAAGTTAATCTTTTTGGTGTTTTCCGTGCCTTTCTTATATCTTTGCAACACTTTTTGAAAATACTCAAAAAACTGAAACAATGAAAAAGCACAATTTTTATGCAGGGCCATCTATTTTGCCGGATGTAACCCTGAAAAACACGGCAGATGCCATTTTTGACTTTGCCGGAACAGGAGTTTCCTTATTGTCTATATCCCATCGTAGCAAAGAGTTTGTTGCGGTGATGGAAGAAGCCCAACAGTTAATGAAAGACCTGTTAAATGTTCCGGAGGGTTATTCTGTTTTATTTCTTGGCGGAGGGGCGAGCACCCAGTTTGCCATGATTCCTTATAACCTTATGGGGAAAAAATCAGCTTATCTCAATACCGGAGCATGGTCTACCAAAGCCATTAAAGAAGCCAAACTGTTTGGCGAAGTAGAGGTGGTGGCTTCATCGGAAGATAAAAACTTTACCTACATTCCTAAAGATTTTACCATTCCGGAAGATGCCGATTATTTTCATATCACCACCAATAATACCATTTACGGAACAGAAATTAAAACCGATCTGGATTCACCGGTTCCGTTAGTGGCCGACATGTCATCTGATATTTTAAGCCGTCCGGTGGATGTATCAAAATATGTTTTGATTTATGGCGGAGCCCAGAAAAATCTGGCACCGGCAGGAGTTACTTTTGTGATTATCCGCGACGATATCGTCGGAAAAGTGGATCGTCCGATTCCCACCATGTTAAATTACAAAACCCACATCGATAAAGGAAGCATGTTCAACACGCCTCCGGTATTTGCAATTTATGCTTTGTTGCAAACTCTTCGCTGGGTGAAAGAGCTGGGCGGTGTGGAAATCATGCAGCAGATCAACCAGAAGAAAGCGGCTATGCTGTATGATGAAATTGACCGTAACAGCATGTTCAAAGGAACAGTAACCAACAAAGAAGACCGGTCGCTGATGAATGTCTGCTTTGTGATGAATGATGGCCATGAAGACAAAGAGAAAGCTTTTCTTGAATTTGCCACTCAAAAAGGAATGGTGGGTGTAAAAGGCCATCGTTCGGTAGGCGGTTTCAGAGCATCGCTTTACAATGCTTTGCCGATTGAGAGTGTGGAAGCTTTGGTAACCTGCATGCAGGAGTTTGAAAAAAATAACCGGTAAAATGCCGGATACTTGTTTTTTATTTTCTTCAATTTTACTCATTAAAACTTTATTGCAATGACAAAAGTTCTTGTAGCCACGGTGAAACCTTTTGCCGGTGAAGCCGTGAAACAGATTCAGGATATTTTTGACCAAGCCGGTTATGAATGCCGGTTTCTTGAAAAATATGACGGCCAGGAAGCTTTAAAAGCGGCTGTGGTCGATGCAGAAGCGCTGATTATCCGGAGTGATAAAATTACGGAAGAGATTCTTTCGGCTGCTCCCCAGTTAAAAATTGTAGTGCGTGCCGGTGCCGGCTACGATAATGTGGATCTTTCGGCTGCCACCTCACATGGGGTAGTTGTGGAAAACACACCGGGACAAAACTCTAATGCCGTAGCCGAACTGGCTCTCGGAATGATGGTCTTTCAAGCCCGGAATCATTTCAACGGAAAACCCGGCAGCGAGCTGAAAGGGAAAAAACTGGGTATTCAGGCTTACGGACATGTGGGAAAAAATGTAGCCCGCATTGCCAAAGGATTTGGTATGGAAGTATGTGCTTTTGATCCGTTTGTTTCCAAAGAATCCATCGAAGCCGATGGCGTTGAAGTATATGAAGACCTGGAAAAAATGTATGCCGACTGCGATTACATCAGCCTGCATATTCCGGCTAATCAGCATACCATCAAATCCATCAATTATGCTTTGCTGTCGAAAATGAAAAAAGGAGCTACCCTGGTGAATACGGCACGTAAAGAAGTTATCGACGAAGAAGGTCTTCTCAAAATATTCCAGGACCGGGATGATTTCAAATACATTTCAGACATTGCTCCCGATAATCGTGAAGTGATTGAGAAAGACTTTGCCGACCGTTGTTTCTTTACGCCCAAGAAAATGGGAGCCCAAACGGCCGAAGCCAATATCAATGCCGGTATTGCAGCAGCCAAACAAATCATTGCCTTTTTTGAAAAGGGAGATACCACGTTTAAAGTGAACTAATTTTTTAATCAAAATAATTTACTCTGCCATTTCGTTTGAAATGGAAAAACCATTAAAAATTTTAATGTTATGATGTACAACGAAAACAAGAATGAAGAGAAGATGGAACAGACTGAAAAACAGGAACGTACAGGGACATTTTTTCGTTTTGAAGATTTACGAATTTACCATAAGTCGCTGGATTACATTACCTGGTTGCAGGATGTAACTTCGTTGTTTCCGGAAAGTGATAAAACGCAATTTGCCGTTCGGTTTAATGATGCTGCCCGTAATATCGCGCTTTATATTGCTGAGGGCTCGGCCCGCAACAAAACGCAGTTTATTTATTATTTGCGTATGGCCAAAAGCGCCATCCGTCAATGTATGGTTTACACCACACTGGCTTACGGACTGAACATGATGAGCGAATCGCATGAAGAAGAATCCAGGACACAACTGATGGAAATGACCAAAATGGTGGGTGCTTTGATTTCTTCGCTTCAACGTTCGTTAAACAATCACAATAACGGATATCACAACAATCACAATAATCATAACGGAAACGGTCATTACAACAATGATCCGGTACCGCATGATCCGAATTATCTTCCGGAAGATTAAAATCATATTGTTATTTATTTTCGGCTTACGGGTTTCCGTAAGCCGATTTTTCATCTAACCTTTAAAAACCTGGACATTATGGCTGTATTAAAACCTTTCAAAGGACTGAGACCTCCCAAAGACCTTGCTGAAAAAGTGGCTTCCCGTCCTTATGATGTACTCAATTCACGCGAAGCCCGTGAAGAAGCAAAAGGAAATCCGTATTCACTCCTCCATATCATCAAGCCGGAAATTGATTTGCCGGAAGAGATTAGTCTTTATGACGAATCGGTTTACCAGAAAGCAAAAGAAAATTTCGAAAAGTTTAAAGCCAACGGATGGCTAAAACCCGACGATGAAGAATATCTCTACATTTATGCCCAAACCATGAACGGGAAAACCCAGTATGGGATCGTGGGTTGCGCCAGTGTGGACGATTATCTGAACAACGTCATTAAGAAACACGAGCTGACACGGAAAGATAAAGAGGAAGACCGGATGAAACATGTGCGGGTAACCAACGCCAATATGGAACCGGTATTTTTTACCTATCCGGCCCTTCCGGAAGTGGACCAAATCGTTGCCGATTTTGTGAAAAATCATGAACCGGAATACAATTTTACCGCCGAAGATGGTTTCGGACACCATTTCTGGGTTATCAAAGACAAAGATTTGATTAACCGCATCGTCGAGCTTTTCGCCACATTGCCGTCAACATACGTGGCTGATGGTCACCACCGTACCGCTGCAGCAGCGCTGGTGGGAGCCGAAAAACGAAAAGCCAATCCCAACCATACCGGCAAAGAAGAATACAACTATTTCCTTGCAGTTCATTTTCCGGCAGATCAGCTGACCATCATCGATTACAACCGGGTGATCAAAGATCTGAACGGAATGACCAAAGAAGAGCTGCTCGAAAAGCTGGCGCATTCGTTCAACATCCGCGAGGTAGGAGAGGAAGCTTACCGTCCGCAAAGTCTGCACAATTTTTCCATGTACCTTG
The sequence above is drawn from the Candidatus Sulfidibacterium hydrothermale genome and encodes:
- a CDS encoding phosphatase PAP2 family protein; translation: MTPFFKSKTRHIIDVLNVVFVFIIFLFYLISLPHNPYGVWPLVVLFFSLALVWMAGFLRKKLPAGKMKTPGQKIGKVFLDFYPLIFMFVIFESFFMILPYFNPHDFDYELARLDYQLFGVHPTVWIEQWVHPWLTDLLYLIYFVYYPFPLFILVWLYKKKMFTELDRSIFLLLVVNYGAYITYFFVPAMGPRFYEPLMQLQTKPLNGVFLAVPIRDFIHVFEPNKFDAFPSLHIATTLTTLIIMARYNRKMFFIFIPLFAGILVAVVYCRFHYVVDIFAGIIWTIVAVTIAGRFYDKKIRNHWAPYCERNEKF
- a CDS encoding CPBP family glutamic-type intramembrane protease, with protein sequence MKSFEGISFEKRDIHVYVMLLSAPVLLTIYRYHGYPQFFYEYFPRFRQVPGGDLIARYWQFGVFFLLMFILPALYVKWGMKKSLYDFGWGLGDVKYGLKWLITIPLLVVPVIFLASKMPSLRVEYPLAKSLLTDQSHLLVYELAYVMFYYVAWEFFFRGFLLFGLVKRFGAVNAILIQTISSCLVHIGKPEGEIIGSIVVGILFGMIALRSRSIWYVFAIHVSIGVLTDLFIIYFH
- a CDS encoding NAD-dependent epimerase/dehydratase family protein, which gives rise to MERVLVTGANGFIGSNLCRRLVNDGYEVLALVRKSSDLRFLNGINVQLIYGDIVRKESLPPAFKEISKVFHVAGLAADWGPNALFEQVNFRGTQNVAETAAATGVKRLIYVSTVAFHGFGKQNGKEEDPPAKNLIPYAKTKWMAEQWLWHYSSETSMEITAVRPGNVFGPNDRTFLFKYIDALLQGKFAEINHGKSKTCPVYVENLIDILLLTATRPEAAGNAYLATDGLDITWHEFNTALAEALDVKLPKTSIPYGLAMAAAKSYYAFHQLFKIQSEPFLTPYRVNNGGRDYHFSIQKLKDHFHYQPHIGLKEGLRKTVESYRNQ
- a CDS encoding C1 family peptidase, whose amino-acid sequence is MRKIITILLALAILPAMQVFAQSKDKAKFEPSQNHFYPDVIMKDVKAVQERLHPQKKHLYFMMDQSGMDLPNKVSLYKTFWHTPTTSQGNTGTCWCFSTTSFFESEEHRLFGKDVKLSEMYTVYWEYVEKAKGYVESRGTTVFDEGSEANAVRRDYKKYGIVPRSVYDGFKDGRKFYSHAEMVKEMKTYLHSVKAADAWNEDAVVATIKAILNRYMGEPPTHFTYQGKEYTPKSFLKDYLKLNMDDYVDVLSYEQQPFWHQVEYQVPDNWWHSKAYYNVPLKVFMDVWNTAIEHGYTMAIGGDVSEAGFSRKTNVALIPDFDIPAAYINDNARQFRFSNHTTTDDHGMHCVGYYKDKKGQMWYLIKDSSSGSRNVDPKSPEFGYYFFSTPYVELKMMDFMVHKDMFKKYMKKFPH
- the serC gene encoding 3-phosphoserine/phosphohydroxythreonine transaminase; translation: MKKHNFYAGPSILPDVTLKNTADAIFDFAGTGVSLLSISHRSKEFVAVMEEAQQLMKDLLNVPEGYSVLFLGGGASTQFAMIPYNLMGKKSAYLNTGAWSTKAIKEAKLFGEVEVVASSEDKNFTYIPKDFTIPEDADYFHITTNNTIYGTEIKTDLDSPVPLVADMSSDILSRPVDVSKYVLIYGGAQKNLAPAGVTFVIIRDDIVGKVDRPIPTMLNYKTHIDKGSMFNTPPVFAIYALLQTLRWVKELGGVEIMQQINQKKAAMLYDEIDRNSMFKGTVTNKEDRSLMNVCFVMNDGHEDKEKAFLEFATQKGMVGVKGHRSVGGFRASLYNALPIESVEALVTCMQEFEKNNR
- a CDS encoding NAD(P)-dependent oxidoreductase; its protein translation is MTKVLVATVKPFAGEAVKQIQDIFDQAGYECRFLEKYDGQEALKAAVVDAEALIIRSDKITEEILSAAPQLKIVVRAGAGYDNVDLSAATSHGVVVENTPGQNSNAVAELALGMMVFQARNHFNGKPGSELKGKKLGIQAYGHVGKNVARIAKGFGMEVCAFDPFVSKESIEADGVEVYEDLEKMYADCDYISLHIPANQHTIKSINYALLSKMKKGATLVNTARKEVIDEEGLLKIFQDRDDFKYISDIAPDNREVIEKDFADRCFFTPKKMGAQTAEANINAGIAAAKQIIAFFEKGDTTFKVN
- a CDS encoding four helix bundle protein is translated as MMYNENKNEEKMEQTEKQERTGTFFRFEDLRIYHKSLDYITWLQDVTSLFPESDKTQFAVRFNDAARNIALYIAEGSARNKTQFIYYLRMAKSAIRQCMVYTTLAYGLNMMSESHEEESRTQLMEMTKMVGALISSLQRSLNNHNNGYHNNHNNHNGNGHYNNDPVPHDPNYLPED
- a CDS encoding DUF1015 domain-containing protein, with the translated sequence MAVLKPFKGLRPPKDLAEKVASRPYDVLNSREAREEAKGNPYSLLHIIKPEIDLPEEISLYDESVYQKAKENFEKFKANGWLKPDDEEYLYIYAQTMNGKTQYGIVGCASVDDYLNNVIKKHELTRKDKEEDRMKHVRVTNANMEPVFFTYPALPEVDQIVADFVKNHEPEYNFTAEDGFGHHFWVIKDKDLINRIVELFATLPSTYVADGHHRTAAAALVGAEKRKANPNHTGKEEYNYFLAVHFPADQLTIIDYNRVIKDLNGMTKEELLEKLAHSFNIREVGEEAYRPQSLHNFSMYLDGKWYSLTAKNGTYDDNDPIGVLDVTILTNEVLEPLFGIKDLRTDKRIDFVGGIRGLGELKKRVDSGEMAVAFALYPVSMDQLIRIADSGKIMPPKTTWFEPKLRSGLIVHELD